The genomic interval aagtagatagtcatacaaacatatatattatgtatatatattatacataatgtgtaaaaaaatgatgttttttgaCTTcttaaagagatttttttttaagtgacaTAGAGGTTGTGGaccccaatattttatatattagaagaaatttatcatttttaaacaaaaaaatcaaataaggctaattttggaaaattaacaTATATTCCCAGGAATGttgcatttaaaccaaacataaaaaTGTAAGATTCCTAAAAAAGAATACCCAACATTCCTAAGAATGTTTAAAACTAATCAAACATAGAATTATATAAATTCTGGGAATCTTTATTCTCAAGAATCATAAATCtcaagaatttaaaaacttttcttgtaccaaacacctcccaaggttttctccttagcgtaccttggaaactagatgcactcctagattttaacggtttTAGACAaccaatacaatccacaataaaAGTTTATGTGATTGCAAATATTTGTCCACGCttaaatacaaatgaataagtaattaataacaaatatacaaggcaatggtatgaaaataagaaagtaaatcAGTAGCCTCAAATTTGATGGAAAAATTTGTAGTAAGCTTGAAATCAATTTCtcttcttgccttgtggctcttcgatgGATGAGTAACAAAGATTTGAGAGTCTTAGATTACTTGAATTTTTGCTTAAGAGCGTTTGAGAGTTTGTGATTGCTTTGTATGTGCAAAATGTACAgttgatgattttcaaaatgaGCTTGGGGCATTTGTTGAAAGTACAATAGTAAGTATTGTAGCAAATGGTTGAAATACTATGATACTAGTCAAAATAATATAGGATATTGTAGCAATAGtcaaaatacttttaaataaatttttaattatttaaaaaataattttaatgaaaaatatcacttttgataatacatatactatatcaaaatattttataaattaattaaaaataattatgtactacaattagtatatttattcaacatatcatttttgtttaatcatcaaaacttgattataatttgaatatagcaagttggctcaatagAAAGCTTTTCTGGAAAGACGTATCGAATGAGGCCAGAGGGTTTGCAAAAGTTTTCGGGGTAAGACACCTTGATGGCTATCTCCAGGTGGGCCCGAAAGGGATTCGGGCCATCGGATGACTTTGGCCCGGGAGATCTCGAAAGGTGTCTTGGACTTGGGCAAAAAAGATGCATGATTAGGTCGATCCCAAAGGACCCATCGGGACCAAGAGGTTCTCATCCTAGAGATGGTCCAGGGGATAGTGGACTCGAAAATTGCTTTGAAACTTAGGAgaattttaaaacaacccacaataattttcattttcgaAACATTAAAAAACATTTATGGGCTACttttacaattttataaaagtttttatggctattttgtaatataaaaaaatatcaaaaattcattttcgaTTTGGAAACTCATTTCCATTCatgaataaagataaaaaagattTCGTCtctaactcaaattttttattttttttaaaatttattttcaaaatttatttaaatgtattatgaaatttatgtttatttttagattaaataattattttttatattaaaaattatatttataaaaaaaattataattttcttataaatataatttgtatttttattttttaaaaaaaataatattttttttattttggtttcatATAGGAGAGaagaataaggaaaagaaataattttaaaatatattatattttgattcttttaaaacatttaagtaaaattataagGTGAAACTAAATATCTAGATTCGTCAAAAGCATTTATTACATTAATCTAAAGCTTATTTACCCAAAACTAAACTGTGACAATGGTGTTTGTTTGACGGTGAACTCAGAGAAGAGGGAGCGAGAAGAATGAAGTTCGCGGTGCAGGCATGGAGCAAGAAGGGAAGAGCAAGAGTTGGCGTTCTACAGTTGGCGAACCCAACAACAGAGACGCAACTAGAAATAGAGACTCCGGCTCTTCTGCTCTCCACCCGCAAAGGCCTTCCTTCCTTCATCTCGCCGGACCTTCTTCCATGCCTTCCTTCCCCTGATTCCCACCTCCTCCAGTGTAGCCCTCTTCACTTGTAAGGCCTTTTTATCTACTACTATACTAGCATTATGCACTTTACTTCACTACTTTCTCGGGATTTATTAATGGCACTTTTAAAATGCACACCAGGTGTTTGTGATTTCTTCCATGAGCTTACCGCTTTGCATTTTTGCTGCATTCCCGGGTCTTATATTAGCCTGCTAGCGTGTTCCTTCGGAAACTGCTATAGCGTACAAACAAGCAAGTCTTTGACCTCCCCCCTTCCAACTTACCCGTTTATAAACCCTTCCATATACCGCTAGTGTTGTTATAGGTTGATTTAAATTGAATCCCTTCTTAGCTAGATCATTCTATCTTCTCATTCCTGCTAAGTGCACCTGTATAAGATGTTAACGTACTCGTTCATCACCTCAACTCCCAACAATGCACCATATGGCTACAGAGAGGCATCCCAGCTTCAAAATGTTCACTTATCTGCCATCGTAGCATCTTTGTTCGTGGCAATAAGGATATTCCTGCAGATGCATGTAGTGAAGGAACCTGACCATATTAATTATGTGATGAAACATGACCATATCAATTATCATCATTCACCACCATTTCATTGAAACTTTTTTATCTGAAGACGGTGTTGAAACTTTATTTTGTCATTCCCTCGCTAGAGGCTTAGGCTTGCATTAGGAAGGACATCAAGCGTAATTTGCCACATTGTtatttgcatggatttgtattgtgaatgtgacttttagaagttaTTATGAATGTTCATCAACCCTAACTCTGTAAGGATAAGGTATGGTTGATGATGTGATGATGGGCTGTAATGAAGGAATACCTCCATATTACACATTGTGCCAAAACATGATCCCCCTTCCATTCCCAATCAAAATCAGTCTGAGTTTCTGAAGTTGTCCCAAGCTTCTTAGATCTCTCTCTAGAAAAGTCGATCTCATGTAGGCCTCTTACCTCCCAAGAAATTCATGCTCTTGCCTCACAATCATACTTACCCACACCACTCTCCATAGCTTATAGTATACTACCTTAATAGGACCTGATTGAAAAGCCTGAATTGGCTGCTCAAAACCACTTTCCCTCTTGGGATACAAAAACAATTCAAATCAATAGGTAATACTTGAGGTTATCCCCTTTGACGTAGTCATGTAGAAAAGttctttctactttttttttcaacattattttagttatttttcttcaaagattTCCTTAAGTTAATTTGCGTTTAAGTGGCAgtagattgatttttttttaataatttgctAATATTTTTACCTCTTGGAAAAAAGAAGGTTATTTTCCtgatattttatgtaaatattatatgGATATCTGAAATATGTGCTTATTTTGCtgtttttctgttctttttcccCCTCAGTGTCAAGGAACTGTAGGATATTAGTTTAATCATTGGCCATCTTTGATTCCAACCGTTTTGAGGATTTCTACTAAAAAATGCTCCTATTGTTTTCATGCATTGTTGAAGTGAGAAGGGATGTGCCAGAGTTGGTGATGGAGCACGTGACTAATCTCTTCACTCTGCTTTATGGCCTTTGAGGCATTTGAGAGGTTAATTATTTGTACATAGAGAAAATTTGAGGTGAAGGCTATTTTCTGGGATCTGAAGGAAAATGGCAGGGAAAAATTCAACTGAAGAGATATTACAGTGCTGGAGCTCCTTCCAAAGTTTGCCTGTTTCTTTAGTGCAGTAGATGAGAAGCTCTTGATTGCTGACAATTTGATTTGGAGGTGAAATGTCATAGCTTGTTTGGCCTCTGTAACTTTGATGTTGGATCCACGTGCACATTCTCACTAATTCTAGTGTGGCAAGGAGTGTTGGGGGTTTAACCTGTAGCTTTCTTTGAGATGGAGTATTGGTGGTGGGTTGGTAGGGTGGGGGGTTAGGAGAAAAGTGTGGTCATTCGATCTTCTTTGTGGTCATTGCTCTTTGTTTAATGTTGGATCTGTGGGAATAAATTAGGTACATTCAAGGAATGAAGAAGCTCTTTTATAGACTTAAAAGACTCTTTTGTTATGCTTTACAGTTGGGGTTCAGGAATTATCATTTTGTAGATTTTTTTGATCAGTAAGTTTTGTCCTAGGCCTCTTTTATGTTGATGAGTGTGTtgctctctcccccccccccccccccccccccctctctctctgtttcagCTGTGCATGCCATCATTGTTTAACTTCCTTTTTACATGGGAGGCATTCCCTTTGACATTAAAaacattaagaataaaaaattgtaaagctAGTCATGGTCCTGTATACTAGGAAATaggaattttctaatttttgctGACTAGCTCACAATTATGTCATTGTTTGATTCTGCAGCTTAGAGGGACTTAATCTAAAAACGATGTCAAGTATTGGAGGGCTCCATCGGCTTCTTGGTTTGCATGAACATGGATTTGCAACTGTACCAAGGGACTCTATTTCATGTCTTCCAGATTGTGATAGTACCAACAAGACTGGAGCATCTTTTGAAACTCCTTGTGGTCGTCTCTTGGTAATTCTCCCAAATATCCTTGATTGCATTAACCTTCTCACTTGGTTTTCTTATTGGAAATTATTTGCTTGGTTGTGTCAAATTTCCGTATGCCTGCAGATAAAACCTTCAGAATACATGGAAATGATTTCTTCCATGAAGCCAAATTTATGGGCCACTTTAGCTGATGAAGTGCCTGCATGGGTTTCAGCAAAGAGAAACAAAACCTCAGTAGACCGAACTTTAAAATGGCTTGATGATTGCATTGCACTAAGCTCGGTATATAATCTTCACATTTGTATTCTTCTGCTTTTGTCTTACCCAGTTTCATTTTAGGTATCCGTATTCTAGCAGAATACATGTCTAACTGAAATTATGTttcattataatattaattcatgtAGATAAGCTTCATGAAGCATAGGGTATCATCAataaatttttggaatttaagAAGGTAGGCATGCCCTGGATTTCAAACAAGGAGCTCACTTCTTCTGCATGTTAGCTTTCCTTGATATTCTAGTATTAAATCAAAAGATCACAGAGGAGGAAAGTATTCAACTCATGTCAAAAGGTCGAAAGTTGGAAAATAGAATTTGGATAGATTTAAACTTagtatgaaaaaatttaaggcCAAGTTGATTCACTTTGGTATTCTAAGTATCTTGCAAggggaagaaggaaaaggagaagatgaagagcGGATGGAAGTGGATGTAAATATCATAGAAGTATAGGTGATAGGAGATTCCACAATAGGAGGAAACTAGCTTCTGACCACATTTGTTTCTAGCTTACAGCTTGCATAgtaaaatgatttattttagtTCTTTGGCTTTTTTCTGTAATTGTTTTAGATTTTACAGTAGGGGACCTAGTGGTAATTTGgtgatttcattattttttaagttgggttgtcattttcttttatttgaggGCTTTGTTATTTATGTTAGAATATCTTGGCAATATTACTAGAATATTTTATAgatcttttatatattcttcGTAATCTTTCCATAGTtgttttttttacctttttaggTTAGTCAGAGACCCTATATACACCCGTTGTATACCTACTATATTACAATAACAAGAATACAATATTCTCTTTAACAATTTAGTTTTTGGCATTTCATTTTTAATAGGCTTTTGGAGTTAACTGAGGTCAACTTTTAAACTTACTTGGCCACCTTGGTCTCCTGGACATGATTTTGACTTCATAATGTGTCtataatataattgtttttgTCATGGCACTGAAGTATCTTGTATGGGCAATTATTTCATAATGAGACAAGTCTCTTTTTAGTAGTGAAGCTCAGGACCTTATGTCTTCCTGCCcccaattttctcttatttttttcttcattctcttaTTTCCC from Diospyros lotus cultivar Yz01 chromosome 8, ASM1463336v1, whole genome shotgun sequence carries:
- the LOC127808121 gene encoding uncharacterized protein LOC127808121 isoform X3 codes for the protein MKFAVQAWSKKGRARVGVLQLANPTTETQLEIETPALLLSTRKGLPSFISPDLLPCLPSPDSHLLQCSPLHFLEGLNLKTMSSIGGLHRLLGLHEHGFATVPRDSISCLPDCDSTNKTGASFETPCGRLLIKPSEYMEMISSMKPNLWATLADEVPAWVSAKRNKTSVDRTLKWLDDCIALSSTGGAIFGAIVGGSSVEERQRCAQEVAKRNVSGYWIGGFGHGESMNERHPLLDAIMDYLPEQKPRYVCGLGLPDTSPLVDGCSCYTCQNHTKAYINHLLNVHEMLAQILLEIHNTHHYLGFFRVIREAIKEGSFQQYQQKFVESRRDHMFAASLSS